In Mycoavidus cysteinexigens, a genomic segment contains:
- a CDS encoding DUF4224 domain-containing protein produces MRRKASKYERQEVYLKEQGFVFFINVRGRLIVARAAVEGWSEEVKAKSWQPKLAV; encoded by the coding sequence ATGCGCCGCAAGGCAAGCAAATATGAAAGACAGGAAGTGTATTTAAAAGAGCAGGGGTTCGTATTTTTTATAAATGTGCGAGGTCGCCTAATTGTAGCGCGTGCAGCGGTAGAGGGCTGGTCAGAAGAAGTGAAAGCGAAAAGTTGGCAACCGAAATTGGCAGTTTAG
- a CDS encoding NACHT domain-containing protein, protein MLPISGSNAPLISNASTRPNLLTRVEAIHEQASGEGRTIVQASENCVVSNQASGDNNVFTTYIALTASDSNAKLVFEKLNTHAEATSYKPLAQLGTQIEELRAAYFNVLEEVDEIRDGLALYVPSEGQETADSKTSFPLIDKVREFLSSNKKVLLLLGEAGSGKSTFNRHVTRLLWDEYHQSSTTPIPIFIELAEHKLSSEDLIESYLLKQDFSPESINELRKEKRLVFILDGFDEIQDRTQAFYIHNKLDYWKNAQVIISSRPEDLGENYRTKFQRRGQTSALQEYWLSPTSDDWITAYIQKYIRLSHHTGWDLKRYQEALNNLPTLKEATRRPFLLRMALDLLPNLSRNESVPITRIALYDEFISRWWNRSEERLQHVKLTKEEKDARIQLGPHLAAEGLKASQEMALALTQNRLVQASYNPEKGEVAPETWRTYLNKKDAEKRLLLFNAPLIHQGQHYRFIHKSIQDYCVARAICSPQFNGAQPDVNAVLNQFLLVDESLILDFLVERVKQYSAFKAYLYKWIEASKDRAAAVTMGAANAITILVRAGVQFNGADLKGIQIPGADLREGEFDSAQLQGSDLRNVKLRNSWLRNANLSGSEMAGVQFGEWPFLKEKSGVRICAYSPDGKSFAVGLDNGAISIYATSSWENIPTLSRHNNCVVSLAYSPNSEQIASGSNDRTVRLWDARSGQLSHTLCGHINYVQSVVYSPSGRQIASGSWDWTVRLWDARSGQLRFILNGHTDSVTGVAYSPNGEQIASRSEDKTVRLWDAQSGQLHHILSGQLGPVFSVAYSPNGNQIVSCGRRGVRLWDTRSGQLRYILSGHTNSVIEVAYSPNGDQIASGSTDNTVRLWDARSGHLRHTLSGHAKNVTKVVYSPNGAQIASCSDDKTVRLWDTQSGQFRHILSGHTHYIMSVVYSPSGKQIASSSLDKTVRLWDAQSDQLGRAFIGHTNGITSVAYSPNGAQIASGSDDKTVRLWDARSGQLRHTLSGHTDFVRGVVYSPSGEQIISGSFDNTVRLWDVRSGQLHQILTANIVWVTSVAYSPRGDQIAAGGVGAKVFLLDAQSGELRHTLSGHTNSVNSVAYSPNGAQIASGSEDRTVRLWDAQSGEIRHILSGHTSIVRSVMYSPHGNQIASGSEDRTVRLWDTQSGELHHTLRGHTGSVDSVAYSPNGEQIASGSYDQTVRLWNVTSGQCQGVIRNFKGSVKSVAWKATADDNYLVTGCEDRSVRQWKVERNGEQYKLVLCWSSTHEALIVTDTSIENVQGLSCINSQLLKQRGAIQAKFSKLQQKPQVNESLQQPQVDESQQKCLLM, encoded by the coding sequence ATGTTGCCAATTTCAGGTTCAAACGCCCCCCTTATCTCTAATGCTTCGACTCGGCCCAATCTGCTGACACGGGTTGAAGCGATTCATGAGCAAGCGAGCGGAGAGGGGCGGACTATTGTGCAAGCCAGCGAAAACTGTGTGGTGAGTAATCAAGCCTCTGGAGATAACAATGTATTTACAACGTACATTGCCTTAACGGCTTCAGATTCAAATGCCAAATTAGTATTTGAAAAGTTAAATACCCATGCAGAGGCTACAAGTTATAAGCCTTTGGCCCAATTAGGCACACAGATTGAGGAGTTGAGAGCGGCCTACTTCAATGTGCTGGAAGAAGTTGACGAAATAAGAGATGGCCTCGCACTATATGTTCCTTCTGAGGGACAAGAAACGGCGGATAGCAAAACCTCTTTTCCGCTCATTGATAAAGTACGCGAATTTTTATCGTCTAACAAAAAAGTGCTTTTGCTGCTTGGCGAGGCGGGTTCAGGTAAATCCACCTTTAATAGACATGTAACGCGCTTGCTCTGGGATGAATACCACCAATCCTCTACTACTCCTATCCCGATTTTTATTGAGCTTGCCGAACATAAGCTGTCTAGTGAGGATTTAATAGAGAGCTATTTGCTGAAACAAGATTTTTCGCCAGAATCGATTAATGAGCTTCGGAAAGAAAAACGCCTGGTTTTTATTCTAGATGGTTTCGATGAAATTCAAGATCGCACGCAAGCATTTTATATACATAATAAGCTTGATTACTGGAAGAATGCCCAAGTTATTATAAGTTCACGCCCCGAAGATCTTGGAGAGAATTATCGCACTAAGTTTCAGAGGCGTGGTCAAACCTCGGCTTTGCAAGAATATTGGCTTTCGCCCACTTCAGATGATTGGATCACCGCATATATTCAAAAGTATATTCGGCTTTCCCATCACACTGGTTGGGATTTAAAGCGATACCAGGAAGCCTTAAATAATTTACCCACTTTAAAAGAAGCGACCCGTCGTCCATTTTTACTGCGGATGGCGCTTGATCTTTTACCTAATCTGAGCAGGAATGAGTCGGTGCCGATCACTCGGATTGCGCTGTATGATGAATTTATATCGCGTTGGTGGAATCGCTCGGAAGAGCGGTTGCAGCATGTCAAATTGACCAAGGAAGAGAAAGATGCACGAATCCAACTGGGACCGCACCTTGCTGCAGAAGGGCTGAAAGCAAGCCAGGAGATGGCGCTAGCTCTGACCCAAAATAGACTTGTACAAGCCTCCTATAATCCTGAGAAAGGTGAAGTTGCTCCAGAAACCTGGCGAACATATCTTAATAAAAAAGATGCAGAAAAACGTTTGTTACTCTTTAATGCGCCGCTGATTCATCAAGGACAACACTATCGCTTTATCCATAAATCAATCCAGGATTATTGTGTGGCGCGGGCAATTTGTAGTCCGCAATTTAACGGCGCTCAGCCCGATGTTAACGCGGTGTTGAATCAATTCTTATTAGTGGATGAATCGCTGATTCTTGATTTCTTGGTGGAGCGAGTTAAACAGTACTCGGCTTTTAAAGCCTACTTATATAAGTGGATAGAAGCCTCTAAAGATCGTGCTGCTGCGGTGACGATGGGAGCGGCCAATGCGATAACGATTTTGGTCAGAGCTGGGGTGCAGTTTAACGGGGCAGATTTAAAGGGAATCCAGATTCCCGGGGCTGATCTGAGAGAAGGTGAATTCGATTCTGCTCAATTGCAAGGGTCGGATTTAAGGAACGTCAAGCTTCGTAATAGTTGGCTGCGCAATGCAAACTTAAGTGGTTCAGAGATGGCAGGAGTACAGTTTGGCGAATGGCCGTTTCTCAAAGAGAAGAGCGGGGTAAGGATTTGCGCGTATTCACCGGATGGGAAATCATTCGCTGTGGGTCTCGATAATGGTGCAATCAGCATATATGCTACTTCGAGCTGGGAAAACATACCCACCTTAAGCAGACATAACAATTGTGTTGTGAGCTTGGCATATTCGCCCAACAGCGAGCAGATCGCTTCCGGTAGTAATGACAGAACAGTACGGCTTTGGGACGCGCGAAGCGGTCAGCTGAGTCATACATTATGTGGACATATCAATTATGTTCAGAGCGTGGTGTATTCGCCGAGTGGACGTCAGATCGCTTCAGGCAGTTGGGACTGGACGGTGCGGCTGTGGGACGCGCGCTCTGGCCAGCTCCGCTTCATCTTAAACGGACACACCGATTCTGTTACAGGAGTGGCATATTCGCCCAATGGCGAACAGATTGCCTCCCGCAGTGAGGACAAGACAGTGCGTCTGTGGGATGCGCAAAGCGGTCAGCTCCACCATATCTTAAGTGGACAATTAGGGCCTGTTTTTAGCGTGGCGTATTCGCCTAACGGCAATCAGATTGTCTCCTGCGGTAGGAGAGGAGTGCGTCTGTGGGATACGCGCTCTGGCCAGCTCCGCTACATCTTAAGCGGACATACCAATTCTGTTATAGAAGTAGCGTATTCGCCCAATGGCGATCAAATTGCCTCCGGCAGTACTGACAATACAGTACGTCTGTGGGACGCGCGAAGCGGTCATCTCCGCCACACTTTAAGCGGACATGCTAAAAATGTTACTAAAGTAGTGTATTCGCCCAATGGCGCTCAGATTGCTTCCTGTAGTGATGACAAAACAGTGCGTCTATGGGACACGCAAAGCGGCCAGTTCCGCCATATCTTAAGCGGTCATACCCACTATATTATGAGCGTGGTGTATTCTCCCAGTGGTAAGCAAATCGCCTCGAGCAGTTTGGACAAAACAGTGCGTTTGTGGGACGCACAAAGCGATCAGCTTGGTCGTGCCTTTATCGGACATACTAACGGAATTACTAGCGTGGCGTATTCGCCCAACGGCGCTCAGATCGCCTCTGGCAGTGATGACAAAACAGTGCGTCTGTGGGACGCGCGCAGCGGTCAGCTCCGCCACACCTTAAGCGGGCACACCGATTTTGTTAGGGGCGTAGTGTATTCGCCAAGCGGCGAGCAGATTATTTCCGGCAGTTTTGACAATACAGTGCGGCTGTGGGACGTACGCTCCGGTCAGCTCCACCAAATCTTAACCGCAAATATCGTTTGGGTTACCAGCGTGGCATATTCGCCCCGCGGCGATCAGATCGCCGCCGGTGGCGTCGGCGCAAAAGTGTTTCTGTTGGATGCGCAAAGCGGTGAGCTTCGCCACACCTTAAGCGGACATACCAATTCTGTTAATAGCGTGGCGTATTCGCCCAATGGCGCTCAGATCGCCTCCGGCAGCGAGGATCGTACAGTGCGTCTGTGGGACGCTCAAAGCGGTGAGATCCGCCACATCTTAAGCGGGCATACTAGTATTGTCAGGAGCGTGATGTATTCGCCCCACGGCAATCAGATCGCCTCGGGCAGCGAGGATCGTACAGTGCGGCTGTGGGACACGCAAAGCGGTGAGCTCCACCACACCTTAAGGGGGCATACCGGGTCTGTTGATAGCGTGGCGTATTCGCCCAACGGTGAACAGATTGCTTCAGGGAGTTATGATCAGACAGTGCGACTTTGGAACGTTACTTCGGGTCAGTGTCAGGGAGTGATTCGAAATTTTAAGGGTTCGGTTAAGAGTGTGGCCTGGAAAGCGACTGCCGATGACAACTATTTGGTGACGGGTTGTGAAGATAGGTCCGTTCGCCAGTGGAAGGTGGAAAGAAATGGAGAACAATATAAATTGGTTCTATGCTGGAGTTCAACGCATGAGGCTCTGATCGTGACAGATACCTCAATCGAGAACGTGCAAGGGTTAAGCTGTATCAATAGTCAGCTCTTAAAGCAGCGCGGCGCAATACAGGCGAAGTTCAGTAAATTACAACAGAAGCCACAGGTTAATGAATCGCTACAGCAGCCACAGGTCGATGAATCGCAGCAGAAATGTTTGTTGATGTGA
- a CDS encoding WD40 repeat domain-containing protein → MLTSISNSAITYYPAAQKTVKPSYLSLPIEIREEIEKPLDFSNRQAFFKALTTVTRNGAPINSPALKLHLIKDRIQSQYQGALIRSDEELKELALNQLHKLSDSGQLDKVVEKLALFELVSLVNDAEIFKFLQEKVQKDTQIKEKLLNWVERSKTEEVQPVAANALTLLVKAGMSFSGQDFRGIRVPGADLSYGVFDYTQFQDANIKDVNLTGAWLRGVNLNGANVTGMELGEKPALKGGGFSYSQNGCWLAVANSRDILLYKTGNLQKVHTYMTEHEGYISSIVFSADSRWLVSGSRDGAIKLWNVLGDRSLIHTYVGHSKLVNSVAFSSDNIFLASGSTDKTVKLWHASGERSLAHTYVGHKGGIESIAFSPDGQWLASAGGMGDGKVKLWNVIGKHTLAHTYIWPSMYVNSVAFSADGRWLASGDGKGRIKLWNVLGGRDLVHTCVGHKERVHSVAFSGDGQWLASGSSDRTIKLWSALDDWSLVNTYAGHGSFVSRVAFSIDGKWLTSSGGDAVKIWRVSCERPFSNNYAGHEGAINSVAFSSDGKWLASGSDGGMVRLWSVSGKHSLIHTYEACHGSVRSVAFSADGQWVASGSQYSLKLWSVSDRGSSPHEYVGHKFGVRSVAFSVDGQWLASGSSDNTVMLWSVPGERSPIHTYNGHSFWVTSVAFSTDGRLLASGSPDNTIKLWEVLGGRSLLHTYDGHEKGVNSVAFSNDGQWLASGSDDGAVKLWHVLGNRSLEYTYAGHEGNVDSIAFSPDGQWLASGSRDSTVRIWSIYSNRCQAILRGFLGGIHSVAWHFSSDGAAVLATGGEDNTVRLWRIPNDLTQEQIRLEWASQQNSLTAADVLIENVHNLSSENRALLMQRGAT, encoded by the coding sequence ATGCTCACCTCTATTTCGAATTCTGCCATTACGTATTATCCGGCGGCACAAAAGACCGTAAAACCATCATACCTTTCACTACCCATAGAAATTCGAGAAGAAATAGAAAAGCCGCTGGATTTTTCGAATCGGCAGGCTTTTTTTAAAGCGCTGACTACAGTGACGCGCAATGGTGCGCCTATAAATTCGCCCGCTCTAAAGCTACATCTGATCAAAGATAGGATTCAATCTCAATATCAAGGGGCTTTAATTCGCTCAGACGAAGAGTTAAAGGAACTTGCATTGAATCAATTACATAAGTTATCGGACTCAGGGCAACTCGATAAGGTTGTGGAGAAATTAGCCCTTTTTGAGTTGGTAAGCCTTGTTAACGATGCAGAGATATTTAAATTTTTACAAGAAAAGGTCCAGAAAGATACACAGATAAAAGAGAAATTATTGAACTGGGTGGAAAGGTCGAAAACAGAAGAAGTACAGCCTGTAGCCGCTAATGCGTTAACGCTATTGGTCAAAGCAGGCATGAGTTTTAGTGGGCAAGATTTCCGTGGAATACGCGTGCCTGGAGCAGATTTAAGTTATGGAGTATTTGACTATACTCAATTTCAAGATGCAAATATAAAAGATGTAAATTTGACAGGGGCTTGGCTGAGAGGAGTTAATCTAAATGGAGCTAATGTTACGGGGATGGAGTTGGGTGAAAAGCCAGCTTTAAAAGGGGGGGGCTTTAGTTATTCGCAAAATGGTTGTTGGCTTGCTGTGGCAAATTCTCGGGATATTTTGCTTTATAAAACTGGGAATTTGCAAAAAGTTCATACATATATGACGGAGCATGAGGGTTATATAAGTAGTATCGTTTTTTCTGCCGACAGTCGTTGGTTAGTCTCGGGAAGTCGGGATGGGGCGATAAAATTATGGAACGTATTGGGCGATCGTTCTCTCATACATACCTATGTTGGCCATTCAAAATTAGTGAATAGCGTCGCATTTTCATCTGACAATATATTTTTAGCGTCTGGAAGTACAGATAAAACAGTGAAATTGTGGCATGCCTCAGGTGAGCGCTCTCTGGCACATACTTATGTTGGGCATAAGGGGGGCATAGAAAGTATCGCTTTTTCACCTGATGGTCAATGGTTAGCATCCGCAGGTGGAATGGGCGATGGAAAAGTCAAGCTATGGAATGTAATTGGCAAGCACACTCTTGCACACACTTATATTTGGCCCAGTATGTATGTAAACAGTGTGGCGTTTTCTGCCGATGGGCGCTGGCTGGCGTCTGGAGATGGTAAAGGTCGGATAAAATTATGGAATGTTTTAGGCGGCCGCGATCTCGTGCACACCTGTGTTGGGCATAAGGAGCGTGTGCATAGTGTCGCCTTTTCGGGCGATGGTCAATGGTTAGCTTCTGGAAGTAGTGACCGTACAATCAAACTATGGAGCGCCTTGGATGACTGGTCTCTTGTGAATACGTATGCTGGGCACGGAAGCTTTGTATCTCGTGTTGCATTTTCGATCGACGGGAAATGGTTAACCTCTTCAGGCGGGGACGCGGTAAAAATATGGAGGGTTTCGTGCGAGCGCCCTTTCTCAAACAACTATGCCGGCCATGAGGGTGCAATAAATAGTGTCGCATTTTCGTCTGACGGAAAGTGGCTAGCGTCCGGAAGCGATGGTGGCATGGTGAGATTATGGAGTGTCTCAGGCAAACACTCTCTTATACATACGTATGAAGCGTGTCATGGTAGCGTAAGGAGTGTCGCGTTTTCCGCCGATGGCCAATGGGTAGCTTCTGGAAGTCAATATTCTTTGAAATTATGGAGCGTTTCTGATAGAGGCTCTTCTCCGCACGAATACGTTGGGCATAAGTTTGGGGTGCGGAGTGTCGCGTTTTCTGTCGACGGTCAGTGGCTAGCCTCCGGAAGTTCTGATAATACAGTAATGCTATGGAGCGTTCCAGGCGAGCGCTCTCCCATACATACCTATAACGGACATAGTTTCTGGGTTACAAGCGTGGCTTTTTCTACAGATGGGAGGCTATTAGCGTCTGGGAGTCCTGATAATACAATCAAATTGTGGGAGGTCTTAGGGGGGCGTTCTCTCCTGCATACCTATGATGGACATGAAAAAGGGGTAAATAGCGTAGCGTTTTCTAATGACGGCCAGTGGTTAGCGTCTGGAAGTGATGATGGGGCAGTAAAACTATGGCATGTCTTAGGCAATCGATCTCTTGAGTATACGTATGCCGGGCATGAGGGCAACGTGGATAGCATAGCATTTTCGCCAGATGGTCAGTGGTTAGCTTCTGGAAGTCGTGATAGTACGGTGAGAATATGGTCTATTTACTCTAATAGATGTCAAGCCATACTGCGAGGTTTTTTGGGAGGCATTCATAGCGTTGCATGGCATTTTTCATCAGATGGGGCTGCCGTCCTTGCCACAGGTGGGGAGGATAATACAGTTCGTCTTTGGCGGATTCCTAATGATTTAACACAAGAGCAAATTAGGTTGGAATGGGCCTCGCAGCAGAACTCGTTAACTGCGGCAGATGTATTAATCGAAAATGTCCACAATTTAAGCTCAGAAAACAGAGCCTTGCTTATGCAACGTGGTGCAACTTAG